In the Devosia sp. SL43 genome, one interval contains:
- a CDS encoding CheR family methyltransferase, giving the protein MEQGEISLSEREFSRIKNRVYQVAGISLSDAKRTLVISRLSKIVRGLGLPSFDAYVDFLERGGSAQDGQNFVNALTTNLTRFYREDHHFEHLRSYVGGLIAEKPRGARLRIWSAGCSTGQEPYTVGMDLLAAFPELKRWDFKILATDIDTAVIAKAAGGVYPANELNGLSSERARPFEKAGDGNIRIPAAVRELVSFKPLNLIGPNWPMKGPFDAVFCRNVAIYFDKPTQGEVFSRLGKLLAPEGFLYIGHSENLGSGGEGFRLVGKTIYQSKLKLSKREAA; this is encoded by the coding sequence ATGGAACAGGGAGAAATCTCCCTCAGCGAACGCGAGTTTTCGCGGATCAAGAACCGGGTCTATCAGGTCGCCGGGATCTCGCTGAGCGATGCCAAACGAACACTCGTCATTTCCCGCCTCTCCAAGATCGTGCGCGGTCTGGGGCTGCCCAGCTTTGACGCCTATGTCGATTTTCTCGAGCGTGGCGGCTCGGCACAGGACGGGCAGAATTTCGTCAATGCGCTGACGACCAACCTGACGCGGTTCTACCGCGAGGATCACCATTTCGAACATCTGCGCAGCTATGTCGGCGGGTTGATTGCCGAGAAGCCGCGCGGAGCGCGGTTGCGCATCTGGTCGGCGGGCTGCTCGACCGGGCAGGAGCCCTATACTGTTGGTATGGACCTGCTGGCAGCGTTTCCGGAGCTCAAGCGCTGGGACTTCAAGATCCTGGCCACCGACATTGATACGGCCGTCATCGCCAAGGCGGCGGGCGGCGTCTATCCGGCCAATGAACTCAACGGGCTGAGCAGCGAGCGCGCACGGCCGTTTGAAAAGGCCGGCGACGGCAATATCCGTATTCCGGCTGCAGTGCGCGAACTGGTGTCGTTCAAGCCGCTGAATTTGATCGGGCCGAACTGGCCGATGAAGGGTCCGTTCGACGCCGTGTTCTGCCGCAACGTCGCCATCTATTTTGACAAGCCCACGCAGGGCGAGGTGTTCAGCCGGCTGGGTAAGCTGCTGGCGCCGGAAGGCTTCCTCTATATCGGGCATTCCGAGAATCTTGGATCGGGCGGGGAAGGCTTCCGCCTGGTCGGCAAGACCATTTATCAATCCAAGCTGAAACTGAGCAAGCGAGAAGCAGCATGA
- a CDS encoding methyl-accepting chemotaxis protein — protein sequence MPHLRLALLAGAIWLGASALAVGLAMAWGLGPAWYGAAGALVATALIGSLLVAFLLDQRDNRALAAVALAAGLSQTTDESLSIASIVTRLGKRLERAHHFKSAIAAIHQPVVVVDDNGLILAASAGVARVAKGAIEGVSLDALFGQGYLDAGGGAAEESMAVFGGKRFAVRRFTIASNRYLLELVPAGAYIEDDELDAFAGALAGGQTGFRFEAGVLARNPALAALNSGLAALDAGLKQLEGVASGSGELPDALHGPLGSLAMRLNDFSQAIVEQLEEEQGIRARLESRLAQVGRLVEGFEQRLAHMGTLTAENRDDAGAMGRALEDGGGRLRQAQTIGRDAQTLAGAAELAARRTNVVVGEIDQMTSEIDKMVQAIEDVSFRTNLLALNAAVEAARAGEKGAGFAVVADEVRQLAQLTNRSAKDIRAVVKRGRAQSETGVAEASSLQKMIAELEAHLRNLSNETDTIAQTLSQGETALNRLTGRMASFGEPAEPSIRAVRRANA from the coding sequence ATGCCCCATCTGCGCCTAGCGCTGCTTGCCGGAGCCATCTGGCTGGGCGCCAGTGCGCTGGCGGTCGGGCTTGCCATGGCATGGGGCCTGGGTCCGGCCTGGTATGGCGCCGCCGGAGCGCTGGTGGCAACGGCGCTGATCGGCAGCCTGCTTGTGGCATTCCTGCTCGACCAGCGCGATAATCGGGCGCTGGCCGCGGTCGCGCTGGCCGCAGGGCTCAGCCAGACGACCGACGAGAGCCTCAGCATTGCCAGTATCGTCACCCGGCTCGGCAAACGGCTGGAGCGGGCGCATCATTTCAAGAGTGCCATTGCGGCGATCCACCAGCCTGTGGTGGTGGTGGATGACAATGGGCTGATCCTGGCGGCCAGTGCCGGGGTGGCGCGGGTGGCCAAAGGCGCCATCGAGGGGGTGTCGCTCGATGCCCTGTTCGGCCAAGGCTATCTAGATGCCGGCGGCGGCGCGGCCGAAGAAAGTATGGCGGTGTTCGGTGGCAAGCGGTTCGCCGTGCGGCGCTTCACCATTGCCAGCAACCGGTACCTGCTCGAGCTGGTGCCGGCCGGTGCGTATATAGAAGATGACGAGCTCGACGCATTTGCCGGGGCACTGGCCGGCGGGCAGACCGGGTTCCGCTTCGAGGCTGGCGTGCTGGCGCGCAATCCGGCTTTGGCGGCGCTCAATAGCGGGCTGGCGGCGCTCGATGCTGGCCTCAAGCAGTTGGAGGGTGTTGCCTCGGGTAGCGGTGAACTGCCCGATGCGCTGCATGGACCGCTTGGCTCGCTGGCCATGCGGCTCAATGATTTTTCCCAGGCCATCGTCGAGCAACTTGAGGAAGAGCAGGGTATTCGCGCCCGGCTGGAATCACGGCTGGCGCAGGTGGGGCGGCTGGTCGAGGGGTTCGAGCAGCGCCTGGCGCATATGGGAACGCTCACCGCAGAAAATCGTGACGATGCCGGGGCCATGGGCAGGGCGCTCGAAGACGGCGGCGGCCGTTTGCGGCAGGCGCAGACGATCGGACGTGACGCCCAGACCTTGGCCGGAGCGGCTGAACTGGCGGCGCGGCGCACCAATGTGGTGGTCGGCGAGATCGACCAGATGACCTCCGAAATCGACAAGATGGTTCAGGCCATCGAGGACGTTTCGTTCCGTACCAACCTGTTAGCGCTCAATGCAGCCGTCGAGGCGGCGCGGGCCGGTGAGAAGGGCGCGGGCTTTGCCGTGGTGGCCGACGAGGTGCGCCAGCTGGCGCAACTGACCAACCGCTCGGCCAAGGATATCCGCGCGGTGGTCAAACGCGGCCGCGCCCAGTCGGAAACCGGCGTGGCCGAAGCCAGTTCGCTGCAAAAAATGATTGCAGAACTGGAGGCGCATTTACGCAATCTAAGTAATGAAACCGACACTATCGCCCAGACCCTGAGCCAGGGTGAGACGGCATTGAACCGTCTGACCGGGCGGATGGCGTCGTTCGGCGAGCCGGCGGAACCCTCAATTCGGGCCGTGCGGCGCGCGAACGCTTAG
- a CDS encoding chemotaxis protein CheD translates to MALPNSLPPEFDRGVVTTVHQGDCHVSDATDLTYSTVLGSCISACVRDRVANVGGMNHFLLAEQSGAAKDRYGASARYGAFAMEQLINKVLTKGTGKKSNLEIKVFGGGKINSALDDVGLKNIEFVRQFLADEGYAVMSEDLGGNYARRVMFKPHSGRAFVKRLDSDAGANVAREEIAIAKRRVVIPAPVDDIELF, encoded by the coding sequence ATGGCACTGCCGAACTCTCTGCCACCCGAATTCGATCGCGGGGTGGTGACAACCGTACACCAGGGCGACTGCCACGTTTCCGATGCAACGGACCTCACCTATTCGACGGTGCTGGGCTCCTGCATCTCCGCCTGCGTGCGGGATCGCGTGGCCAATGTCGGTGGCATGAACCACTTCCTGCTGGCCGAACAGTCCGGCGCGGCCAAGGATCGCTACGGCGCCTCGGCCCGCTATGGCGCCTTTGCCATGGAGCAGTTGATCAACAAGGTGCTGACCAAGGGTACCGGCAAGAAGTCCAACCTCGAGATCAAGGTCTTTGGCGGCGGCAAGATCAATTCGGCACTCGATGACGTTGGCCTCAAGAATATCGAATTCGTCCGTCAGTTCCTGGCCGATGAAGGCTATGCGGTGATGAGCGAGGACCTAGGCGGCAATTATGCGCGCCGAGTGATGTTCAAGCCGCATTCCGGCCGGGCCTTCGTCAAGCGGCTGGACAGCGATGCCGGCGCCAATGTGGCGCGCGAGGAAATTGCGATCGCCAAGCGCCGCGTGGTCATACCGGCGCCAGTCGACGACATCGAACTCTTCTAA